In a genomic window of Roseiflexus castenholzii DSM 13941:
- a CDS encoding response regulator transcription factor, translating to MSTILLVEDDPILSETLRYNLEREGYSVINAVDGVAGLERARRDQPDMVILDVMLPRLDGFSVCRILRQESEVPILILTARQDEIDRIAGLELGADDYVAKPFSLGELLARVRAIMRRSERRIGMMREVLDAGSLRVDTGSRRAWRDNVELNLSQKEFDLLVCLMRNRSMALSRDMLLERVWGYDFLGDSRTVDVHIRWLREKVEPDPSRPVYIHTVRGIGYRFEAPN from the coding sequence ATGTCCACCATTCTGCTGGTAGAAGATGATCCGATTCTCTCGGAAACGCTGCGGTACAATTTGGAGCGGGAAGGATATTCGGTTATCAATGCTGTCGATGGCGTGGCAGGTCTCGAACGGGCGCGACGCGACCAACCCGATATGGTCATTCTCGACGTGATGCTGCCGCGCCTTGATGGATTCTCCGTCTGCCGCATTCTGCGCCAGGAGAGCGAGGTGCCTATTCTGATCCTGACGGCGCGGCAGGACGAAATTGATCGCATTGCGGGACTGGAGTTGGGCGCCGATGATTATGTCGCCAAACCGTTCAGCCTGGGTGAACTGTTGGCGCGGGTGCGCGCAATTATGCGCCGCTCTGAACGACGGATCGGCATGATGCGCGAGGTGCTCGATGCCGGTTCGCTCCGGGTCGATACCGGTTCACGACGCGCCTGGCGAGATAATGTGGAGTTGAATCTGTCCCAAAAAGAGTTCGATCTGTTGGTCTGCCTGATGCGCAATCGCAGTATGGCGCTGTCGCGCGATATGCTGCTCGAGCGGGTATGGGGGTACGACTTTCTCGGCGATAGCCGAACTGTCGATGTGCATATTCGCTGGTTGCGCGAAAAGGTCGAACCTGATCCGAGCAGGCCGGTGTATATCCATACGGTGCGCGGCATTGGCTACCGCTTTGAAGCGCCCAACTGA
- the galK gene encoding galactokinase, producing the protein MLDTGTLRARFQQHYGIHPSVIVRAPGRVNLIGEHTDYNDGFVFPVAIDRATYVAARLRHDQLVRVASSDLNEEDTFAIDQIERSNRPWHNYIRGVALALRVAGHPLLGADLLIASDVPRGAGLSSSAALEVAVGYAFQVLNNLNILGEELALLAQGAENNFVGVQCGIMDQLIAVLGRADHALLIDCRDLSYRAVPLPPSVAVVICDSHIPRTLAASAYNQRRQECDMAVQLLRRWYPGIRALRDVSEDHLAAHSDALPEPIRSRARHVVRENRRTLQGAEALERGDVVTFGRLMNESHASLRDDYQVSLPDIDILVETAHHLAGCYGSRLTGAGFGGCTVSLVERNEVESFSRDLLRVYHNATGRTATIYVCRASDGVGRATDNAGPQE; encoded by the coding sequence ATGCTTGATACCGGAACGTTGCGCGCGCGCTTTCAGCAACACTACGGCATACATCCCTCTGTGATCGTTCGCGCGCCGGGGCGCGTCAATCTCATCGGTGAGCATACCGACTATAACGATGGTTTCGTTTTTCCGGTCGCCATTGATCGCGCCACCTACGTCGCGGCGCGTTTGCGCCATGATCAACTGGTGCGGGTGGCGTCGTCCGACCTCAACGAAGAGGATACGTTCGCCATCGATCAGATCGAACGCAGCAACCGACCATGGCACAATTACATTCGTGGCGTGGCGCTGGCGCTACGAGTTGCAGGGCATCCGCTTTTGGGGGCCGATCTCCTGATCGCCAGTGATGTCCCGCGCGGTGCGGGGCTTTCGTCATCAGCCGCGCTCGAAGTCGCCGTCGGGTATGCGTTCCAGGTGCTCAATAATCTGAACATTCTCGGCGAAGAACTGGCATTGCTGGCACAGGGCGCAGAGAACAACTTCGTCGGCGTGCAATGCGGCATTATGGACCAGTTGATTGCGGTGCTCGGTCGCGCCGATCATGCGCTGCTGATCGACTGTCGTGATCTGTCCTATCGCGCCGTTCCGCTGCCCCCATCGGTTGCGGTCGTCATCTGCGACAGCCATATTCCGCGAACTCTGGCGGCATCGGCATACAACCAGCGGCGCCAGGAGTGCGATATGGCGGTTCAGTTGCTGCGCCGGTGGTATCCGGGTATTCGCGCATTGCGCGATGTCAGCGAGGATCACCTGGCAGCCCATTCCGATGCGCTGCCAGAGCCGATTCGCTCGCGCGCCCGGCATGTGGTCCGTGAAAACCGTCGCACACTCCAGGGCGCAGAAGCGCTCGAACGCGGCGATGTGGTCACATTCGGGCGGTTGATGAACGAGTCGCACGCCAGCCTGCGCGACGACTATCAGGTGAGCCTGCCCGACATCGACATTCTGGTCGAAACGGCGCACCATCTGGCGGGATGTTACGGATCACGCCTGACCGGCGCAGGATTTGGCGGGTGTACGGTGAGCCTGGTCGAGCGCAATGAAGTGGAATCGTTCAGCCGCGACCTGTTGCGCGTATATCACAATGCCACCGGTCGCACGGCCACCATCTATGTATGTCGCGCCAGCGATGGCGTTGGGCGCGCCACGGACAATGCAGGTCCACAGGAATGA
- a CDS encoding cellulose biosynthesis cyclic di-GMP-binding regulatory protein BcsB — protein MSSCVLILLIIVGSAGSARAQGGAPSQPERDQNVVTLERIGSNDQTLSGVFDGTRYLFNIPANWRLESGAQAQLDLSVFFPLGGDQQRLGGFLEARFNRVLIGTVDLTQPGDRRVTFAIPDQALTPVRGDGRHEFEVALDNPTGCDVAPGERTAVVVRSTSRFILPHTLTPLDTDLRNLPRPIFQGSFDPDRATIVLPDDPSRDDLQAALTVAAAFGRLTEGRLQIDLTTVQRLSPQARTGNHLILSGSHTGLAPLARNLTLPAPLRETGFDAPGATPADGILQMIVSPWNAERVVLLVSGGSNEGVLKAARALSAVPARINGRPDVAVVRDLPNAPADMALAIDQRFSDLGLEPRVLRDRVGTFDLKFNLPPGQQIDEGAYLDLTFNHAATVDFGQSSLSVGLNGVPIGSVRFSDETTRVTTSRITIPPSAARSGANVLTIQTNLAPRSLCTDSRTIDLWTTIWPESALHLPMKPAAAEPRRTFNLSSYPLPFTLHPGLATTAFVLPQRAPAAWNAAALLAFQIGRQTRDAILQPLVVFADNVPSDVRVSRDLLIVGRPSALPILTDLGDVLPAPFDANSDAPRSIDAPVVYRVPPDASVAYLQMVAAPWNPERVVVAALGSDDAGIEQAALMLIDPRQRARLAATLAIVDPQQRVTLGHGRAVITGAAPTPVVTATPIATPTAQPTAQPDQPAPVPESDTSSNNALLLVAALAAAIVGIGVVIFWRVPWRRPPGT, from the coding sequence TTGTCCTCTTGTGTCTTGATTCTTCTCATCATTGTTGGGAGCGCCGGCAGCGCCCGCGCTCAGGGTGGAGCGCCATCCCAACCGGAGCGTGATCAGAATGTCGTCACTCTTGAGCGGATCGGCTCGAACGACCAGACGCTGAGCGGCGTATTTGACGGAACGCGCTACCTCTTCAACATCCCTGCGAACTGGCGCCTGGAATCGGGCGCACAGGCGCAACTGGACCTGAGCGTGTTCTTTCCGCTCGGCGGCGATCAGCAGCGTCTGGGTGGGTTTCTCGAGGCGCGCTTCAATCGGGTGCTGATCGGCACGGTAGACCTGACCCAACCGGGTGATCGGCGCGTGACATTTGCCATCCCTGATCAGGCGCTGACTCCAGTGCGCGGCGATGGTCGTCACGAGTTCGAGGTGGCGCTCGATAATCCGACAGGGTGCGATGTAGCGCCCGGTGAACGCACCGCCGTTGTTGTTCGATCAACGTCGCGCTTCATTCTGCCGCATACGCTGACGCCGCTCGATACCGATCTTCGCAACCTGCCGCGCCCCATTTTTCAGGGATCGTTCGATCCCGATCGGGCGACGATTGTCCTGCCCGATGATCCATCGCGTGATGATCTTCAGGCGGCGCTGACCGTCGCAGCCGCTTTTGGGCGCCTGACCGAGGGGCGGTTACAGATCGATCTGACGACGGTTCAACGTCTATCACCTCAGGCGCGGACGGGCAACCATCTTATCCTGTCCGGCAGCCATACCGGTCTGGCGCCTCTGGCGCGCAATCTCACGCTGCCTGCGCCCTTGCGCGAAACGGGGTTCGACGCTCCCGGCGCAACGCCTGCCGATGGCATTCTTCAGATGATCGTCTCGCCATGGAATGCGGAGCGTGTCGTATTGCTGGTGAGTGGCGGATCGAACGAGGGGGTGCTGAAGGCGGCGCGCGCGTTGAGCGCCGTTCCGGCGCGCATTAATGGGCGTCCTGATGTTGCAGTCGTGCGTGATTTGCCGAACGCGCCCGCAGATATGGCGCTGGCGATTGATCAACGCTTCAGCGATCTCGGTCTGGAACCGCGCGTGCTCCGTGATCGCGTCGGAACATTCGATCTGAAGTTCAATCTCCCTCCAGGGCAGCAGATCGATGAAGGGGCGTATCTCGATCTGACGTTCAACCACGCAGCGACTGTCGATTTTGGTCAGTCAAGCCTCTCGGTCGGGTTGAACGGCGTGCCGATCGGGAGTGTGCGCTTCAGCGATGAGACGACGCGCGTAACGACGAGTCGTATCACGATTCCTCCTTCTGCTGCCCGCTCCGGCGCCAATGTCCTGACGATCCAGACGAACCTGGCGCCACGGTCCCTTTGCACCGATAGTCGCACGATTGACCTGTGGACGACGATCTGGCCCGAATCGGCGCTCCATCTGCCGATGAAACCGGCAGCCGCCGAACCACGTCGGACGTTCAATCTCAGCAGTTATCCGCTGCCGTTCACCCTTCATCCGGGGCTGGCGACGACTGCATTCGTTCTCCCGCAGCGCGCGCCGGCGGCCTGGAATGCAGCCGCCCTGCTGGCATTTCAGATAGGACGGCAGACCCGTGACGCCATTTTGCAACCGCTGGTCGTGTTCGCCGACAATGTGCCCTCAGACGTTCGCGTATCGCGCGATCTGCTGATTGTTGGTCGCCCCAGCGCCCTGCCCATTCTGACCGATCTTGGCGATGTGCTGCCGGCGCCGTTCGATGCGAATAGTGATGCGCCGCGCTCAATTGATGCGCCGGTGGTGTACCGCGTGCCGCCTGATGCCAGTGTCGCGTATCTGCAAATGGTCGCGGCGCCGTGGAATCCTGAGCGAGTGGTTGTCGCGGCGCTCGGCAGCGACGATGCTGGCATCGAACAGGCGGCGCTTATGCTGATCGATCCGCGCCAGCGCGCTCGCCTCGCCGCGACGCTGGCGATTGTCGATCCGCAACAGCGGGTCACGCTTGGTCATGGTCGGGCAGTCATTACCGGAGCAGCGCCAACGCCGGTTGTGACGGCCACGCCGATTGCCACACCAACAGCGCAACCGACCGCTCAACCCGACCAACCGGCGCCGGTTCCTGAGTCGGATACTTCATCGAACAATGCGCTGTTGCTGGTTGCTGCGTTGGCGGCAGCTATTGTCGGCATCGGAGTAGTGATTTTCTGGCGCGTCCCCTGGCGACGACCACCGGGAACCTGA